Proteins encoded within one genomic window of Halodesulfurarchaeum formicicum:
- the sucC gene encoding ADP-forming succinate--CoA ligase subunit beta: MRLHEYRAKEVFAAAGIETPVSKPATDQSAALTVARELGYPVAIKAQVPVGGRGKQGGIKIVATDAELRAAAESIFGMEIGGYQVETVLIEDAVEAAQELYLGVTMDRGEKQPVVMASGSGGVDIETVAQETPEAIGREHVDPAFGLHPYQARNAVYRAGIDRSVAGDVASVLETLYAIWERRDATDAEINPLMVTADGDVIAADAVLNLDDDALFRQPELADFDAERREGTLETRAADAGLEYVRLDGSVGVVGNGAGLVMTTLDLIDHFGGSPANFLDIGGGADADRVAAALDVVFDDPNVSVVLLNIFGGITRGDEVASGINQALEQYETLPDPVVVRLAGTKAEAGRNALTDAVETVETLEGAVKRAVELSQGGAQ, encoded by the coding sequence ATGCGCTTACACGAGTACCGGGCGAAGGAGGTCTTCGCCGCGGCCGGCATCGAGACGCCAGTTTCGAAGCCAGCCACGGATCAGTCGGCGGCACTCACGGTCGCCCGGGAACTCGGCTACCCGGTCGCGATCAAGGCTCAGGTCCCCGTCGGGGGCCGTGGCAAGCAGGGCGGCATCAAGATCGTCGCCACGGACGCCGAACTCCGGGCGGCCGCCGAGTCGATCTTCGGCATGGAGATCGGTGGCTACCAGGTCGAGACCGTCCTGATCGAGGACGCCGTCGAGGCCGCCCAGGAGCTCTATCTCGGGGTCACGATGGATCGGGGCGAGAAACAGCCGGTCGTGATGGCCTCGGGCAGCGGCGGGGTCGACATCGAGACCGTCGCCCAGGAGACCCCCGAAGCCATCGGCCGGGAACACGTCGATCCGGCCTTCGGGTTACATCCCTACCAGGCCAGAAACGCCGTGTACCGGGCCGGAATCGACCGCTCGGTCGCCGGCGACGTGGCGAGCGTCCTCGAAACCCTCTATGCGATCTGGGAGCGCCGGGACGCCACCGACGCCGAGATCAACCCGCTGATGGTCACCGCCGACGGGGACGTCATCGCGGCCGACGCCGTCCTCAATCTGGACGACGACGCTCTGTTCAGACAGCCGGAACTCGCCGATTTCGACGCCGAACGTCGGGAGGGAACTCTCGAAACACGGGCCGCCGACGCCGGCCTGGAGTACGTGCGACTCGACGGCTCGGTCGGGGTCGTCGGGAACGGGGCCGGCCTGGTCATGACCACGCTGGATCTCATCGATCACTTCGGCGGGTCGCCCGCGAACTTCCTCGACATCGGCGGCGGGGCCGACGCCGATCGGGTCGCTGCGGCCCTCGATGTGGTCTTCGACGATCCGAACGTCTCGGTCGTCCTGCTCAACATCTTCGGCGGCATCACGCGGGGCGACGAAGTGGCTTCGGGGATCAACCAGGCCCTAGAGCAGTACGAGACCCTCCCCGATCCAGTGGTGGTGCGACTCGCGGGGACCAAAGCGGAGGCGGGACGAAACGCCCTGACCGACGCAGTCGAGACCGTCGAAACCCTCGAAGGGGCCGTGAAACGGGCCGTCGAACTCTCCCAGGGAGGTGCCCAATGA